The following coding sequences are from one Rutidosis leptorrhynchoides isolate AG116_Rl617_1_P2 chromosome 11, CSIRO_AGI_Rlap_v1, whole genome shotgun sequence window:
- the LOC139874762 gene encoding uncharacterized protein: MAALFSGWSMRGWLLVLTPKTVCTHISEVFNSNKVLLFGFPSRHRRVRVTLWGKLGDSFLARKPTVPSQYSIILSSVSVRRDYYGETSLSSTSATLIIDNTQVPTLAEFNNKISAMEFADDMGELAPKRQLPPPKEDSIVDLLTMARRGKNNVKTYGETGYHEEIPYHSNSGRRKTNRGYVTMREFYSYRIQQRENEGTTILRGGRLFQQYLVDAYTAVEEQRLKWLRNHQNELRIDLYNNVCDAVTRGNTRASAIGKRIILPSSHTGSPRYMVQSYQDAMALCREFDNPDLFITFTSNPRWPGIEEMLSYIEGQRAPDRPEIVARLFKQKLDAMMADIMKAHVFGTCEAGIYIIEFQKRGLPHVHMLFWLTPDFKCKTPDEIDDIISAEIPSETEDPTAFRAVTEYMLHGPCGGNILDAPCIIDKRCSKHFPKLYNAETTIDEEGYAHYRRRNNGLKVSKGKGTLDNSFVVPYNRYLLLKYNAHINVEWCNQSRAIKYLFKYLNKGSDRETVVIEENLAPVNTSTSEVVTEVDEIKNYLDYRYLSPCEAVWRMFSFDIHFSKPLVIKQSYHLPNHHTITLHDSQNLPALLHRESIKETMFTDWLELNKRDPAARSLTYAKIPNFASGLINDDREWTEAITEARLWACGAQLRDLFVTILLFCNVTKPLNLWEANWESLAEDILHKKRKLYNFPDLTLSEAQLRNYCLLEI; encoded by the exons ATGGCTGCTCTCTTTTCAGG CTGGTCAATGAGAGGTTGGTTGTTGGTTTTAACTCCTAAAACCGTTTGCACACACATTTCTGAGGTATTTAACTCTAACAAAGTGTTGTTATTTGGTTTCCCCTCTAGACATCGGCGAGTGCGTGTGACCCTTTGGGGGAAATTGGGCGACTCTTTCCTTGCTAGGAAACCAACTGTGCCATCACAGTATAGCATCATTTTATCCTCAGTTTCTGTAAGAAGGGACTACTATG GGGAGACATCCCTCTCGAGCACGTCAGCCACTTTGATAATTGACAACACTCAAGTTCCGACCCTGGCTGAATTTAACAACAAAATCAG TGCCATGGAATTTGCTGATGACATGGGAGAATTGGCCCCTAAGCGCCAACTCCCGCCACCAAAAGAAGATTCCATCGTTGACCTCTTGACAATGGCCCGCAGAGGCAAAAACAATGTT AAAACCTACGGAGAAACGGGATACCACGAAGAAATACCATATCATAGTAATAGTGGCAGAAGGAAAACTAACAGAGGTTATGTTACAATGCGAGAATTCTATTCTTATCGGATTCAACAACGGGAAAATGAAGGAACAACTATACTTAGAGGCGGAAGGTTATTCCAACAATATTTAGTTGACGCTTACACAGCCGTTGAAGAACAAAGACTTAAGTGGCTAAGGAACCACCAGAATGAGCTCCGCATCGACCTCTACAATAACGTGTGCGATGCTGTCACGCGAGGCAACACCCGAGCTAGCGCAATTGGGAAACGAATTATTCTTCCATCCTCACATACCGGAAGCCCGCGCTATATGGTGCAAAGCTACCAGGATGCAATGGCTTTGTGTCGCGAATTTGATAATCCTGATTTGTTCATCACCTTTACTTCAAATCCGAGATGGCCAGGAATAGAAGAGATGCTTTCATATATTGAAGGTCAGCGGGCCCCTGATAGGCCAGAGATTGTTGCAAGGTTGTTCAAACAAAAGTTGGATGCCATGATGGCTGATATCATGAAAGCTCATGTGTTTGGCACATGTGAAGCAG GCATCTATATAATTGAATTTCAAAAACGTGGGTTGCCCCATGTACATATGTTGTTTTGGCTTACACCAGACTTTAAGTGTAAAACACCGGATGAGATTGACGATATCATATCTGCTGAAATTCCATCTGAAACAGAAGATCCAACCGCTTTCAGAGCCGTGACTGAGTACATGCTTCATGGCCCGTGCGGTGGGAATATCCTGGACGCCCCTTGCATTATTGATAAAAGGTGTTCTAAGCATTTCCCGAAACTATACAACGCAGAAACAACAATAGACGAAGAAGGATATGCACACTATCGTCGTCGAAACAATGGCCTAAAAGTCAGTAAAGGAAAGGGCACCCTTGACAACAGTTTCGTCGTACCTTACAATAGGTATCTCCTTCTCAAATACAATGCACATATAAATGTGGAGTGGTGTAATCAATCACGGGCCATTAAGTACTTATTTAAATACTTAAACAAAGGCTCTGATCGGGAAACTGTAGTAATTGAAGAAAACCTAGCCCCGGTTAACACCTCCACTTCAGAAGTGGTTACTGAGGTGGATGAAATCAAAAATTATTTAGACTATCGATATCTATCTCCGTGTGAAGCAGTTTGGAGAATGTTTTCGTTCGACATTCACTTCTCTAAGCCATTGGTTATAAAGCAGTCATACCATCTACCAAATCACCATACAATCACACTACATGATTCACAGAATCTCCCTGCACTGTTGCATAGAGAGAGTATCAAGGAAACCATGTTCACCGACTGGCTTGAACTTAACAAACGAGACCCCGCTGCTCGAAGCCTCACTTATGCAAAAATCCCTAATTTCGCCTCTGGGTTGATCAATGATGATAGAGAGTGGACAGAAGCTATAACTGAAGCTAGGTTATGGGCATGCGGTGCACAACTGCGGGATCTGTTTGTCACAATTCTACTTTTTTGCAACGTGACTAAACCACTCAACCTTTGGGAAGCAAATTGGGAATCTTTGGCCGAAGATATCCTCCACAAGAAACGCAAACTATACAACTTCCCTGATTTAACGTTGAGTGAGGCTCAACTTAGAAATTATTGTTTGTTGGAAATTTAA
- the LOC139874760 gene encoding uncharacterized protein, producing the protein MTILAKLRSEKLIALAVASSGIASLLLPGGRTAHSRFVIPLDLMENSTCGIKQKTHLAELMQQVRLIIWDEAPMTQRFAFEALDKTLRDILGVKDEINRGKLFGGVPILLGGDFRQILPVIPKGKRQEVVQACINRSDLWQHCRLHTLSRIMRVNEYTTDGHVDPRKQEFNRWVLDIGDGRAAAVCKDGEEEPTWIEIPEQFIVKSEKPPIDAVVDTIFPDFLRRYKNEDYLRERAILTPRNDDADQINKHMFKKLEGRTMIYKSSDEICKGSTDAYDQHSAYPVEYLNKLYFPGVPPHKLKLKIGQPIMLLRNLYPSVGLCNGTRLIITDFQKFVIQARIITGSHVGDMVIIHRIVLTSAQTKWPFVMQRIQFPVRPCYAMTINKSQGQSLDFVGIYLPRPVFSHG; encoded by the exons ATGACAATTCTTGCAAAGCTAAGGTCCGAAAAATTGATAGCCCTAGCAGTGGCATCGTCAG GTATCGCTTCACTACTTTTGCCGGGAGGTCGAACTGCGCACAGTAGATTCGTCATCCCTCTTGACCTTATGGAGAACAGCACATGTGGTATAAAGCAAAAAACCCATCTTGCAGAACTGATGCAACAGGTCCGATTAATCATTTGGGACGAAGCCCCCATGACTCAGAGGTTTGCATTTGAAGCTTTAGACAAAACCCTAAGGGATATTTTGGGGGTTAAGGATGAGATAAACAGAGGCAAGCTATTTGGCGGAGTACCTATTCTACTGGGGGGTGATTTCAGACAAATATTGCCCGTAATACCAAAAGGAAAAAGACAAGAAGTTGTTCAAGCTTGCATCAACCGATCTGATTTGTGGCAACACTGTCGGCTTCACACCCTCTCCCGCATTATGCGGGTCAATGAATACACAACCGATGGTCACGTTGACCCTCGAAAACAGGAATTCAATAGATGGGTTCTAGATATTGGAGATGGTCGAGCTGCAGCTGTTTGTAAAGATGGAGAAGAGGAACCGACATGGATAGAAATTCCAGAACAATTCATAGTAAAATCGGAGAAACCTCCAATTGACGCGGTTGTTGATACCATTTTCCCTGATTTTCTTCGAAGGTATAAAAACGAAGACTACTTGCGTGAAAGGGCAATTTTAACACCACGCAACGATGACGCAGACCAGATAAACAAACATATGTTCAAGAAGCTAGAAGGCCGAACTATGATATACAAAAGCTCGGATGAAATATGCAAAGGCTCAACCGACGCATACGATCAGCACAGTGCGTATCCGGTAGAATATTTAAATAAATTATATTTCCCCGGGGTACCTCCACACAAGCTGAAACTGAAGATAGGTCAGCCAATCATGTTGTTGCGAAATTTATATCCCAGCGTCGGGCTGTGTAACGGGACCCGTCTAATCATTACAGACTTTCAAAAATTCGTTATTCAAGCGCGCATCATTACCGGTTCCCATGTAGGTGATATGGTCATTATACACAGAATTGTTCTAACTTCCGCCCAAACAAAGTGGCCTTTTGTTATGCAACGCATTCAATTTCCTGTTAGGCCATGCTATGCGATGACGATTAACAAGAGCCAGGGCCAATCACTCGATTTTGTCGGCATCTACTTACCCAGGCCAGTTTTCAGCCACGGATAA